One genomic region from Haloprofundus salinisoli encodes:
- a CDS encoding redoxin domain-containing protein, translating into MVDIGDDAPEFTVPKAGGETYNDLEEFTFSDAVADGPTVLAFYPAAFTSGCTAEMCAFRDSMGLFDDLDAQVYGVSVDLPFSQNIWIQQEGLNFPMLSDWRHDVIHAYDVVLDDMYGMIEVAQRSVFVVDTDGVVTYRWVRDGENPDFDALVSETRDAVEEAAFASD; encoded by the coding sequence ATGGTCGACATCGGAGACGACGCACCCGAGTTCACCGTGCCGAAGGCCGGCGGGGAGACGTACAACGACCTCGAAGAGTTCACGTTCTCAGACGCCGTCGCGGACGGACCGACCGTCCTCGCGTTCTACCCCGCGGCGTTCACGAGCGGCTGTACGGCGGAGATGTGCGCCTTTCGGGACTCGATGGGACTGTTCGATGACCTCGACGCGCAGGTGTACGGCGTCAGCGTCGATCTGCCGTTCTCGCAGAACATCTGGATACAGCAGGAGGGACTCAACTTCCCGATGCTCTCGGACTGGAGACACGACGTCATCCACGCATACGACGTGGTGCTCGACGACATGTACGGCATGATAGAGGTGGCCCAACGCAGCGTGTTCGTCGTCGATACCGACGGCGTCGTGACGTACCGGTGGGTTCGAGACGGAGAGAACCCCGACTTCGATGCGCTCGTCTCGGAGACGAGAGACGCCGTCGAGGAAGCCGCGTTCGCGTCGGACTGA
- the psmB gene encoding archaeal proteasome endopeptidase complex subunit beta, producing MRPPTSDFSGSDSPLDGDRSRVFGPELGEFPNAGQSSEPREGEMKTGTTTVGLKTEEGVVLATDMRASAGYMVASKDVQKVEEIHPTGALTIAGSVSAAQSLIRSLRAETRLYEARRGEEMSMTALSTLVGNFLRSGGFLIVSPILGGVDSEGSHVYSIDPAGGTTEEEYTVSGSGSQYALGVLEQEYDDSLSIDDAKEVATRSIKSAVERDLASGNGINIAVVTEDGVDIERHKDINALL from the coding sequence ATGCGTCCACCGACATCGGATTTCTCTGGGAGCGACAGTCCCCTCGACGGTGACCGTTCACGAGTGTTCGGGCCGGAACTCGGCGAGTTTCCGAACGCCGGGCAGTCGTCGGAACCGCGCGAAGGCGAGATGAAGACCGGAACGACCACCGTCGGCCTCAAAACCGAAGAAGGCGTCGTCCTTGCGACTGACATGCGCGCCAGCGCCGGCTACATGGTGGCGAGCAAGGACGTCCAGAAGGTCGAAGAGATTCACCCGACGGGCGCGCTCACCATCGCCGGGTCGGTGTCGGCCGCGCAGTCGCTCATCCGCTCGCTCCGCGCGGAGACGCGCCTCTACGAGGCCCGTCGCGGCGAGGAGATGAGCATGACCGCGCTGTCGACGCTCGTCGGCAACTTCCTGCGCTCGGGCGGCTTCCTCATCGTCAGCCCCATCCTCGGCGGCGTCGACTCCGAGGGCTCGCACGTCTACAGCATCGACCCCGCCGGCGGCACCACCGAAGAGGAGTACACCGTCAGCGGGTCGGGCTCGCAGTACGCCCTCGGTGTGCTCGAACAGGAGTACGACGACAGCCTCTCGATCGACGATGCGAAGGAAGTCGCGACCCGCTCCATCAAGAGCGCCGTCGAACGCGACCTGGCCTCCGGCAACGGCATCAACATCGCCGTCGTCACCGAGGACGGCGTCGACATCGAGCGCCACAAGGACATCAACGCGCTGCTGTAA